Part of the Eshraghiella crossota genome is shown below.
TGATGATTTGGTTGACTGAGCGGCAAGTCCTCCGACTTCCTTGGCAACAACGGCAAATCCACGTCCGGCTTCACCTGCTCTTGCAGCTTCAATGCTGGCGTTAAGGGAAAGGATGTTGGTTCTTCCTGCAATCTTACCGACTGCTGTGGCAAATTCCTGAATGGTATCGGAAAATTCCTCTAAGTTCTTGATATTCTCTGTTGAAGTCTTGATAAGTTCATTCAGTTCTCCAATATTATCAACGATTTCTTTAATATTGGTAATTCCTTCCTTAACAAGGTTAAGTGATGTATCTGAAGAATTAATAACATCAAATGCGTGTTTTTCAACTCTTGTCTGTGATTCATCTAGTTCATTAATAGTCTTCTTTAAATCCATAATAATACCTCTTTCCTACAGCCCGATATTACTCAATTCGGATACTGATTTTATTCCAATTAATTTAATCCTGTCTTCTTTGCCGATTGATTTAAGACAGGCATAAGGAAGAATACATTCTTCATAGCCTAGCTTGACAGCCTCCTGAACACGCTGTTTTGCCTGACTTACGGCTCTTACTTCTCCTGTAAGGCCAACCTCTCCGAAGCAGAGTGTTTTGCTGCCTATAGGTCTGTTCTTAAATCCTGACATTATTGCAAGCACAATTCCAAGGTCTAATCCGGGTTCACTGACCTTAAGACCTCCGGCGACATTAAGATAAGCGTCACAGCCGGATAACTGCAGACCAATTTTTTTCTCAAGCACAGCCATCAGTAAATTCATCCTGTTATAATCGGCACCCGCCGCAGTTCTTCTGGGGAGTCCGAAATTAGTATGGCATACAAGTGCCTGTATTTCTACAAGAATAGGTCTTGTTCCTTCCATAAGGCATACAACCACAGAACCCGGCTCGCCCTCCGGCCTGCCGCTCAGCATAAACTCTGATGGGTTAAGTACCTCACGGAGTCCATCCTGGCACATCTCGAAAACACCAATCTCATTGGTGGCTCCAAAACGATTCTTAACAGCTCTTATGATACGGTAATTCTCGCTTCGCTCACCTTCAAAATACAGAACAGTATCTACCATGTGTTCCAATACTCTCGGTCCGGCGACAACACCCTCCTTGGTAACATGTCCCACAATAAAAACTGTAATCGAAAGTCCTTTGGCAATCTGAAGGAGAACATTAGTGGATTCTCTTACCTGTCCGACACTTCCCGGTGCTGACTCACTGGTCTCACAGTACATTGTCTGGATAGAATCTATAACTACCATATCGGGGGCAAAATTTCTGATTGCATCGCTTATCTTAGCAAGATTAGTCTCGCAGAGCAGATAAAAATTATCCGGCATAGTGCCGATTCTGTCAGCTCTCATCTTAATCTGTCGTAAAGACTCCTCGCCGGATACATATAATACCTTCCTATCGGCGGATACATTCTTACATACCTGTAAAAGAATGGTTGACTTGCCGATTCCCGGATCTCCTCCTACAAGAACCATTGAACCGGTCACGATACCGCCACCGAGAACCCGGTCAAGTTCCGCAAGTCCAGATGTAAAACGGTTCTCCGATTCAGTATCTATCTGGGACACTCTTACGGGAACAGCCTGCCCACCCTGTGTAAGAACAGAAATTCCTTTCTTAACAGAACTCTCTACAGGAGCCTCCACAAGTGTGTTCCACTGTCCGCAGCCCGGACACTGTCCCATCCATTTAGATGTCTCATAGCCGCATTCTTTACAGAAAAATGCTGTACTTCTGCTCTTAGCCATTCTTCACCTTCTGTTAGTTTCTGATAATTTTAACAGGAACGCCCTCTCTTGCGAGTTCAACGCTGATACTTAATTTACCGCTGATATTGGTCTTCATGCTTCCTATTGAAGCGCCGTCAACAAATACTTCATATTCTGTCTCCGGTTCAAGTTCAAGAGTAATCTGCGGGTCATCTGCGCCCTCAACTTTAAGTTCTACTTTGTTATCACTTATTGAAAGGTTGTGGACTGTTGTTCCCGGTACAGACTCATAAACAAACATACCGTTCTTCTCAAGCTTGGTAATTTCCTTAAAAGTCTTAACCTTGTAAATATCTCCGTTGTACTCTACATTGTCCAGCTTGGTCTTGGTATCCAGAAGATAATTTCCAAAGCTTATCGTACCGTCTCCCTCAATGTGAATTAACTCGTCTACTACAGACATATTGTGTCCTCCTGTGTGTTAAATTTAGTAACTTATTAATAAAAATATTATAATATATTTCCTGCTTTTTTTCTACACTATTTTACAGAAAAAACAAGTTTTTCGCTGTCTTCTTTTTTGTCGACATAAACAACATCCGAGCTCTTTATCCTGCCCTCCAGAATCTGTTCGGCAAGCTCATCCTCCACTTTCTGCTGAAGCGCTCTCTTTAACGGTCTGGCACCGTATTTTTCATCATATCCTGCGTCAACGATATAAGATTTTGCCGCATCGGAAAGTTCAATGGTAATATTAAGCTGCTCCTTAATACGTTTATTGATAGAGTTCATCATAATGTCCACAATACGGGCTACATTTTCTTTGGTCAGCATGTGGAAAACAATCATTTCATCGATTCGGTTGAGAAATTCCGGTTTAAAAATTCTTTTAACCTCATCCATGACCTTATTTTTCATGTTTTTGTAATCCTGCTCAGGATCCTTTGATGTGTTAAAACCAAGATTTTTAGGTGAAACGATATTCTCGGCACCGGCATTGCTTGTCATTATGATAATAGTATTTTTGAAATCAACTTTTCTTCCTGAGGAATCCGTTACCACACCGTCATCCAGTATCTGAAGGAGCACGTTGAATACATCGGGATGTGCTTTTTCTATCTCGTCAAAAAGAATTACCGAATAAGGATTACGTCTTACTTTTTCGCTAAGCTGGCCGCCTTCCTCATAACCTACATATCCCGGAGGTGAGCCTATCATCTTGGATACGCTGTGTTTCTCCATGTATTCCGACATATCAACTCTTATGAGGGAATTTTCATTTCCGAACATGGCATCCGCAAGTGTTTTTGAAAGTTCGGTTTTGCCGACACCGGTAGGTCCAAGGAAAAGGAATGAACCAATCGGTCTCTTAGGATCTTTAAGTCCAACCCTGCCTCTTCTTATTGCTCTTGCTATAGAAGTTACAGCCTCGTCCTGACCTACAACACGTTCGTGAAGGGTCTCCTCAAGCTTCATCAGGCGCTCTGATTCCCCGATTGAAAGCTTGTTGACAGGTATTTTAGTCCAGTCTGACACAACTAAAGCTATGCTTTCCTCGTCTACCACAAGATTTCTGTTGTTTTTCTCGTTCTGCCATTTTGTATTGAGTTTTTCAAGTTTTTCATACTTTTTAAGCTGTTTTTTCTTGATTTCCCCGGCTTTTTCATAGGCTTCAGCCTTGATTGCTTCTTCTTTGTCAGCCTCAAGTTTTTCGATTTCGGCTTCGGTTTTGCTTATTTCTTCAGGCTTAATAAACGCCCCCAGCCTTACCTTTGAAGATGCCTCATCAATGAGGTCAATGGCTTTATCAGGTAAAAATCTGTCATTGATGTATCTTTTTGAAAGTTTTACGGCAGAATGAAGTGCTCCATCCGTTATTGTAACGCCGTGATGAGTCTCATAAGTCTCTTTTAATCCTTTGAGGATCTCGTATGCTTCATCTTCCGATGGTTCATCCACATTAACGGGCTGGAAACGTCGTTCAAGTGCAGCATCTTTTTCTATATATTTACGATATTCATCGATAGTGGTGGCTCCGATAATCTGTACCTCGCCTCTTGCAAGAGAAGGCTTAAGTATGTTGGAAGCATCAATCGCTCCTTCTGCTCCACCTGCGCCTATGATGGTATGAAGCTCATCTATAAAAAGAATGACATTGCCGGCAGCACGCACTTCCTTTATTACTTTTTTGATTCTTTCTTCAAATTCGCCACGATATTTTGAACCGGCAACCATTCCTGAAAGGTCAAGGGTAAGAAGTCTCTTGCCTCTTATGGTATCAGGAACATTGCCCTCTGCTATTTTAATTGCAATTCCTTCCACAACAGCCGTTTTTCCTACGCCCGGTTCTCCTACAAGGCATGGATTGTTTTTGGTTCTTCTGCTGCCAATCTGGATAACTCTCTGAATCTCTCTTTCACGTCCTATAACAGGGTCAAGCTTACCTTCTTCGGCAAGTGCCGTTAAATCCCTGCTGTACTGGTCAAGCGTAGGTGTCTGGCTCTTTTTATTTTTGCGGTTAAAAGAAACCTCATCTTTATAGTTATTGCTGTCTTCGCCCATTGCGACCACGGTATCAATGTAGGCTTTCTGGATTTTGACGCCTATTGTTCCCAATAAACGTGTTGCAACGCAATCCTGCTCTTTTAGCATTCCTATAAAAATATGTTCCGTTCCGATAAGTCCGGATTTGAACCTTTTTGCTTCTTTTCTTGCATTTTCAAGAATTCTTGCAGCTCTCGGAGTATAAGAATCAGGTTCTTTCAACCCCACATTTTTTTCAGGAACAATAAGTTCCTTGATTAGCTCCACAACCTTGCTTTCTTCAACACCGTTATTCACAAGTACGGCATTGGCAATACATTCTTCCGTTCTTAAAAGTCCGATAAGAATATGTTCGGAGCCGACACTGCCATGCCCAAGCTCAAATGCTGCTTCCGTGGCATTCTGCAATGCTGTCTCGGCTTTTTTGGTAAATCCACTTTCCATATATATATTCCTCTTTCCTATCTGTGAAATAATCAGATTATTTCAGGGAGATATTTTCTTATATATTCTGCTCTTAATACGTCTGTCTCTGCTACAGACATCGCCTTGCCTGAATTCTGTCTTAAAACTGCAGGCTGTATATCCATTATAAGCTCGTTGATATTATATCTTCCGTTATGTGCAAACTGCAATACGCCCAACGATACGCCTGTCATAAGTTCCGATATGAGAACCATTGAATCTTTTAATGAAAGTTTTCTTGCATATTTTAAAACACCGTATGATTTGTAAATCTCATCATCCATCTGTATCTTGTCTTTTTTGTAAAAATGTTCTCTCTGTTCTTTTTCCTGATTGACAATCTGCAGAACAATGTCATCAAGGTCTTTTATAACTTCACGTTCATCCTGTCCAAGGGTCTTTTGTGTGGATATCTGGTATAAATTACCGTATCCATTCTGACCATCACCATAAACTGTCCTGAATTTTAGTCCGAATCTTCCAAGCTCCGCGCTGATATCGTTAAGTCTTCTGGCATCAGACAGTGAAGGCAGGTGAAGCGTGTATCCTGCTTTCATTCCGGTTCCTGTATTGGTTGGAAAAGTTGTCTTGTAGCCGTATTTTTCATCAAAAGCATAATCAAAATGTGCGTCTATATAATCGTCAATTTCATTGGCTTTCTTAAAACAGCTCTGGATATCCATTCCGTTACATAATACCTGTATCCTTACATGGTCCTCGCCGTTTAAAAGAACAGAAGTTCCTTCATCCTCCGATAAAATAACCGCACCATTATTTTTGCCTGCAAGATAAGATGTTATTACCCTCTTTTCTTTAAGGGCATTACGGCCTGATTCGCTGCACTCTTTCATGTAAAGGCATCTGAACTCTTCGGGATAATCGGTCTCAAACCTTTTTGCAACCGAATTAATCATCTTAGCAGCATCTTCTTCACTTATTTTGTCGGCAAAAAGATAATCGTTAAAATTTCTGGCAAGCCTTATTCTGCTTGAGATTACGATATCCCCGGCAGTTTCTTCATGTTCATACCATTTAAGCATTTTTACCTTCCTTTCTGCTAAGTTCAGCTATTAAATCCCTTAATCTGGCCGCTTCTTCAAAATCTTCTTCTTCAACCGCCGATTTTAATTTTTTTCGTAATATCTCTATTTCTCTATCAAGGTTGTTATCTTCTTCCCTTTCAACATATTCCAGAGGCTCCTCCTCCGGCTTGCCGTATTTCATAGGCTTCTTGCCCATATATACATTGCTACCATGAATTTTTTTCATTTTGTCGGATATAAGAAGTCCGAATATATCGTAACATACAGGGCATCCGAACCTTGAATTCTTAACAAATTCGCCGTATGTTGTCTTGCAGTTAGGGCATGTCACATTAACTGACTTGTCACTTTCGCCATTGCCTGACACAATAGCCTTACCGCCCAGTATTCCAGATATCAGTCTGGTAAAATTCTCATCGTTTTCAAAAATACTGCTGTAAAAACTTACGTCTGTATTAGCCGCACATTCACTGCAAAGATGGTGTTCGCTGCGGACACCGTTAATTACCTCCGCATAGTGAAATGTTGCCTGGTTTTTATTACATTTTTCACAAAGCATTGTTATCCCTCCTTTTTATTTTATTCCAAATTCACTTATAATATCGTCAACAAGTGCGTGTATTTCCGCTGATGTTATATTCTTACACATTGCTTTAGCAATAGATACCCTCAAATCCCTTGAAAGTGATTCCATGGCTTCTATCTTATCGGCATCAACAGCTATAACGGCACCGTATCGTCTATCCAGTTTAATATATCCTTCCTGCTTAAGAATTGTATATGCTTTATTAACAGTGTGCATATTAATTCCTATATCCTCAGCCATCTGTCTCACTGATGGGAGTGAATCGCCTTCATGTATATCATCATTGGCAATACTCATTATAATCTGGTGGCATAACTGGATATAAATTGCCTCATCACTGTTAAAATCAATGCTAAAAATCATATTCTCAACTCCTTGGCCGTGTTATATACATACTATAACAAGTAAACGCAGCAAAAGCAATAGTTTTGCCCTGCTGCGTTTAAATTTAATACTTTTTTTATTTTTCTTCAGTTTCCTTTGATACTTCCTCTAATTCCGCTGTAGCTTCTTCCTGTGTTTTTTCATCGGTTGCGGCAAATTCTTCATTATATCCATCGTATTTCTTTGTCTTTTTGCTGATTAAAAATACAACTGCTCCGGCTATGACAATCAATAACAAAGCTCCGCCGATTATAATAATGTTTTTATTATTAAAGGAAACTCCGTCATCGTTTTTTCCTGTTACCGGAGTTGATGCTGTCTCTTCCGGTGTTGTTGTCTCATCTTCAATAATTTCAGGGGATGTGGTACGCAATCTTTGTATTGTACCCTCCACAGTATCGTAGGAATACCACGAATACTTTTTATTGGAATTCATTGCGTAAAAATAAATATATTCTCCGTCAACATATCCTTTTATGGCCGTATCCTTAATTTTTACATCCTTTTCTTCGCCTGCCATCGATGTATCGGCCTTGCGGCTGTCAAATACATAATATGTATTTTCGGAATTAGATATTACAATATAAGGATAAAAATTTTTGCCATCATATACATAAAAGTTTCCGTTTCCTTCAGAATCCACAAGGTACATAAGTGTAAATCCTGTTGCACTTCCGGTTGCGGTTATTACATCTTTTCCGTTATATGAACCAAGCTCTACTTCAAATCCGTCAGGCACTTTGCCGGCATCAAACTCAGATGATACGTTATATTCTTTGCCATCCATAGTTACTTTGAAGCTTGCAGGCGGCTCTGTAGGCGGGTCAGTTGGTGCTTCTGTAGGTGGATCTGTAGGCGGCTCCAGCCTGAAAATATTAAGATTATATTTCATTGCCTTGCCATTAGGAGCATAACTTGTGATTGTAACGTAGTTATTACCAACCGCAAGATTATCTGTGTTGCCTGCTATCTCCACTCTTCCGCCCTGTGAGCTTGCAGCCGCAATATTAACGGAGGTTACGGAATTATCTACATAACATTTATAATCCAATGTCCATTTTGCAAATGCAGGGCTTAAGTTAGCCCCTCCTACCTGGATTGAACTGAGTGTGGCATCATCGGAACCTACTGCCATTACCTTAACGGAAGCCGAACCGCATGCAGGACTGAAATCATTCACATCTGTATCAATAAACTGATATCCTTTTATTGTAAAATTACAGGTTCCTGTCTGGTTAGCTTTGAAAGTGATATTCCACTTATACTCGGTCTGTTCCGTAGCACCGCCTGTAACTGAAAAAGGTATTACTCCATTGAATCCTGAGCCATCCATGCCACTGACATAAGCGAAAATATTACCATCATATATAAGTTCAAAATTTGCCGATGTTATTCCCGCAGGATTATTTAATTTAACTTCCACGGTAATCGTATTACCTGCTATTACTTCTCCGGCACTTGCCTTAACAGTAATAGTGCCTTCTGATGCATAAGTCTTTTCAGGCTTTGAGAATATTGTAAAACATATTGAAATGCACAGCAAAGCAATCAGCATTATTTTAATTAATTTGTTATTTTTAGACATTACTTACTCCTTTATTTCTGTTCAATCGCAGTTCCTTTAATAATATATCTTCTCATAACAGCAAAATCATATATGTCTACGCCTTTATTTTCCTTATGTATATCTGCTGCTTCAAGGAATATTCCGGATAATCCTGTTTTCTTAATTATAAGTTTTCTTATATAAGCAAAGTCATATATATCTATCTTTCCGTCTCCATTGACATCACCATATATCACAATATTCTTTGACATATACAAAGCGCCATTTGAATCATGTATTCTTAACATATCGCCTGTTCCGATAATCTTGTCCCCAGACTTTACATTACCGGAGCTGTCGGTAATCTGTGCCGTTCCGCCTGTAACCTTAAGTCTTTGAAGTGCGGTATTCACTGTATCACCCACGGCAAAATTATGTATATACTGATCCTTTAGTATAAGTTCTTTAAAGTCAACGCTTACTTTGGTAAGCCTTGTAATATCCACTTCGTAAGTCTTACGCTCACTTCTGTCGGAGGCTGACGGATATACATCTATGTACACCTTGGTAGTTCCCACAGGCAGATTGATATTGC
Proteins encoded:
- a CDS encoding methyl-accepting chemotaxis protein gives rise to the protein MDLKKTINELDESQTRVEKHAFDVINSSDTSLNLVKEGITNIKEIVDNIGELNELIKTSTENIKNLEEFSDTIQEFATAVGKIAGRTNILSLNASIEAARAGEAGRGFAVVAKEVGGLAAQSTKSSKDITDTVEHVREFAKITVDAMADIYKHSVEQNEKAMQIESLLNKILDAATVANDESRGMEHEIAVQRDIVNNVRDSLESDSEESAEKVAE
- the radA gene encoding DNA repair protein RadA — its product is MAKSRSTAFFCKECGYETSKWMGQCPGCGQWNTLVEAPVESSVKKGISVLTQGGQAVPVRVSQIDTESENRFTSGLAELDRVLGGGIVTGSMVLVGGDPGIGKSTILLQVCKNVSADRKVLYVSGEESLRQIKMRADRIGTMPDNFYLLCETNLAKISDAIRNFAPDMVVIDSIQTMYCETSESAPGSVGQVRESTNVLLQIAKGLSITVFIVGHVTKEGVVAGPRVLEHMVDTVLYFEGERSENYRIIRAVKNRFGATNEIGVFEMCQDGLREVLNPSEFMLSGRPEGEPGSVVVCLMEGTRPILVEIQALVCHTNFGLPRRTAAGADYNRMNLLMAVLEKKIGLQLSGCDAYLNVAGGLKVSEPGLDLGIVLAIMSGFKNRPIGSKTLCFGEVGLTGEVRAVSQAKQRVQEAVKLGYEECILPYACLKSIGKEDRIKLIGIKSVSELSNIGL
- a CDS encoding ATP-dependent Clp protease ATP-binding subunit, which encodes MESGFTKKAETALQNATEAAFELGHGSVGSEHILIGLLRTEECIANAVLVNNGVEESKVVELIKELIVPEKNVGLKEPDSYTPRAARILENARKEAKRFKSGLIGTEHIFIGMLKEQDCVATRLLGTIGVKIQKAYIDTVVAMGEDSNNYKDEVSFNRKNKKSQTPTLDQYSRDLTALAEEGKLDPVIGREREIQRVIQIGSRRTKNNPCLVGEPGVGKTAVVEGIAIKIAEGNVPDTIRGKRLLTLDLSGMVAGSKYRGEFEERIKKVIKEVRAAGNVILFIDELHTIIGAGGAEGAIDASNILKPSLARGEVQIIGATTIDEYRKYIEKDAALERRFQPVNVDEPSEDEAYEILKGLKETYETHHGVTITDGALHSAVKLSKRYINDRFLPDKAIDLIDEASSKVRLGAFIKPEEISKTEAEIEKLEADKEEAIKAEAYEKAGEIKKKQLKKYEKLEKLNTKWQNEKNNRNLVVDEESIALVVSDWTKIPVNKLSIGESERLMKLEETLHERVVGQDEAVTSIARAIRRGRVGLKDPKRPIGSFLFLGPTGVGKTELSKTLADAMFGNENSLIRVDMSEYMEKHSVSKMIGSPPGYVGYEEGGQLSEKVRRNPYSVILFDEIEKAHPDVFNVLLQILDDGVVTDSSGRKVDFKNTIIIMTSNAGAENIVSPKNLGFNTSKDPEQDYKNMKNKVMDEVKRIFKPEFLNRIDEMIVFHMLTKENVARIVDIMMNSINKRIKEQLNITIELSDAAKSYIVDAGYDEKYGARPLKRALQQKVEDELAEQILEGRIKSSDVVYVDKKEDSEKLVFSVK
- a CDS encoding ATP--guanido phosphotransferase codes for the protein MLKWYEHEETAGDIVISSRIRLARNFNDYLFADKISEEDAAKMINSVAKRFETDYPEEFRCLYMKECSESGRNALKEKRVITSYLAGKNNGAVILSEDEGTSVLLNGEDHVRIQVLCNGMDIQSCFKKANEIDDYIDAHFDYAFDEKYGYKTTFPTNTGTGMKAGYTLHLPSLSDARRLNDISAELGRFGLKFRTVYGDGQNGYGNLYQISTQKTLGQDEREVIKDLDDIVLQIVNQEKEQREHFYKKDKIQMDDEIYKSYGVLKYARKLSLKDSMVLISELMTGVSLGVLQFAHNGRYNINELIMDIQPAVLRQNSGKAMSVAETDVLRAEYIRKYLPEII
- a CDS encoding UvrB/UvrC motif-containing protein, whose protein sequence is MLCEKCNKNQATFHYAEVINGVRSEHHLCSECAANTDVSFYSSIFENDENFTRLISGILGGKAIVSGNGESDKSVNVTCPNCKTTYGEFVKNSRFGCPVCYDIFGLLISDKMKKIHGSNVYMGKKPMKYGKPEEEPLEYVEREEDNNLDREIEILRKKLKSAVEEEDFEEAARLRDLIAELSRKEGKNA
- a CDS encoding GntR family transcriptional regulator; translation: MIFSIDFNSDEAIYIQLCHQIIMSIANDDIHEGDSLPSVRQMAEDIGINMHTVNKAYTILKQEGYIKLDRRYGAVIAVDADKIEAMESLSRDLRVSIAKAMCKNITSAEIHALVDDIISEFGIK
- a CDS encoding cadherin-like beta sandwich domain-containing protein; protein product: MSKNNKLIKIMLIALLCISICFTIFSKPEKTYASEGTITVKASAGEVIAGNTITVEVKLNNPAGITSANFELIYDGNIFAYVSGMDGSGFNGVIPFSVTGGATEQTEYKWNITFKANQTGTCNFTIKGYQFIDTDVNDFSPACGSASVKVMAVGSDDATLSSIQVGGANLSPAFAKWTLDYKCYVDNSVTSVNIAAASSQGGRVEIAGNTDNLAVGNNYVTITSYAPNGKAMKYNLNIFRLEPPTDPPTEAPTDPPTEPPASFKVTMDGKEYNVSSEFDAGKVPDGFEVELGSYNGKDVITATGSATGFTLMYLVDSEGNGNFYVYDGKNFYPYIVISNSENTYYVFDSRKADTSMAGEEKDVKIKDTAIKGYVDGEYIYFYAMNSNKKYSWYSYDTVEGTIQRLRTTSPEIIEDETTTPEETASTPVTGKNDDGVSFNNKNIIIIGGALLLIVIAGAVVFLISKKTKKYDGYNEEFAATDEKTQEEATAELEEVSKETEEK